A region of Maribacter algicola DNA encodes the following proteins:
- a CDS encoding bactofilin family protein, with protein sequence MFSDKQKPRTMSEIGGQPNRIEKNTKIKGDIISEADFRIDGKLDGNVKTSGKVVIGKDGYIHGKVECVNADIEGSFNGELLVSDLLSLKSSAVIEGTVSVSKLAVEPGATFNASCTMGGGKAGASNSGGFKPSMNTKNEPAKAS encoded by the coding sequence ATGTTTTCAGACAAACAAAAACCTAGAACTATGAGCGAAATAGGAGGACAACCAAACAGAATTGAAAAGAATACGAAAATAAAAGGGGATATTATCTCCGAAGCGGATTTCCGGATTGACGGTAAGCTGGACGGCAATGTGAAGACATCCGGTAAGGTGGTCATTGGAAAGGATGGCTATATCCATGGCAAGGTGGAGTGCGTAAATGCCGATATAGAAGGCAGTTTTAACGGGGAACTTTTGGTATCCGACCTGCTATCCCTAAAGTCTTCCGCAGTCATAGAAGGAACGGTATCCGTTTCCAAATTGGCGGTTGAACCTGGGGCTACATTCAATGCATCCTGTACCATGGGCGGTGGAAAAGCCGGTGCTAGCAATTCTGGAGGTTTTAAACCTTCCATGAACACTAAAAATGAGCCAGCAAAAGCCTCGTAA
- the porW gene encoding type IX secretion system periplasmic lipoprotein PorW/SprE yields the protein MFFSYAYIRRPSILNYRNKLFLSLILGTVLFNACSTKKDAFINRNWHALNTKYNTLYNGNIAFEEGRATLNDSYKDDYWEILPIERLEVSGEVKLDSEDNNPNFIIAEEKATKAIQKHSMDIKDEERNPQTDEAFLLLGKARYFDERYIPALESFNYILNKYTESNKLNEASIWREKVNIRLENEELAIKNLKRLMKFETLKDQEYADARAMLAQAYINLNAPDTAIQQLKVASYYTKKNPEKGRYYYIIGQLYNQLGFKDSANYAFDKVIDLNRKSPRVYMINAEIQKIRNTAITTENQEEMLEYLTELEENRENRPFLDKIYRQIAEFHLEQGSDSLALSYFNKSLRATQNEPKLNALNYENLAEYNFDENQYKNAGAYYDSVLVNLDENTKKYRTIKKKLDNLEDVIKYEDIVQFTDSVITIYEMPIDDRIAYFEKHIADLQAAQEAAQKKERDKLTDGFAAFAKSKGGKENQGKFYFYNITSLGYGQNDFKNRWGNRELADDWRWSNKAVSNISEATGEVIAANVDPDAAVTEDEKFSLDFYMDGVPKEETVIDSLKTERNFANYQLGLIYKEKFNENLLAAEKLESVLASNPEERLILPSKYNLYKIYEAENSPLMASMKADIIANHGDSRYAEILLNPQAVLADDSDSPEKRYQLLFKKFQDQEFLQVITGSEENINRFTGDPIVPKFEMLKANAIGRLQGFEEFKEALNYVALTYPNSPEGKKAEQMVAEQLPKLEPTEFSPETGSTGTSNWKVVFPFKRSNNEKALKLMELLEKSIVDLKYKNIVSKDIYNLEDQFVVVHGFKSKDFALGYSELLKNNKDYRVADENFVILSDNYKIIQVHKNLEAYRNTTLTPKP from the coding sequence ATGTTTTTCAGTTATGCATACATACGTAGACCGTCTATTTTGAACTACAGAAACAAACTTTTTTTATCGCTTATTCTAGGAACCGTACTCTTCAATGCCTGTTCCACGAAAAAGGATGCCTTTATCAATCGAAACTGGCACGCCTTAAACACCAAGTACAATACCTTGTACAACGGTAATATCGCTTTTGAAGAGGGTAGGGCCACGTTGAACGATTCCTACAAGGACGATTATTGGGAAATACTGCCCATAGAGCGTTTGGAGGTATCGGGAGAGGTTAAGCTGGATTCAGAGGACAACAACCCCAACTTCATTATTGCCGAGGAAAAGGCGACCAAGGCCATCCAGAAGCACAGTATGGACATTAAGGACGAGGAACGCAATCCGCAGACCGATGAAGCCTTTTTGTTGTTGGGCAAGGCCCGCTATTTTGATGAGCGCTATATCCCTGCTTTGGAGTCCTTCAATTATATCCTCAACAAATACACGGAAAGCAATAAGCTCAACGAAGCCAGTATTTGGAGGGAGAAGGTAAATATCCGGTTGGAAAACGAGGAGCTGGCCATCAAGAACCTAAAGCGGTTGATGAAGTTTGAGACCTTAAAGGATCAGGAATATGCAGATGCTCGGGCCATGTTGGCGCAGGCCTACATCAACCTGAACGCGCCGGATACTGCCATTCAGCAATTGAAAGTCGCATCCTACTACACCAAAAAGAATCCAGAGAAAGGCCGGTATTATTACATCATCGGGCAATTGTACAATCAGTTGGGCTTTAAGGACAGTGCCAATTACGCTTTTGATAAGGTGATCGACCTCAATAGAAAATCGCCCAGGGTGTATATGATCAATGCCGAAATCCAAAAAATAAGGAATACGGCCATCACCACAGAAAATCAGGAGGAAATGCTGGAGTACCTGACGGAATTGGAGGAAAACAGGGAAAACAGGCCCTTCCTGGACAAAATTTATAGGCAAATTGCCGAATTCCATTTGGAACAGGGTTCGGATAGTCTGGCGTTGTCCTATTTCAACAAATCGCTCCGGGCTACGCAGAACGAGCCAAAACTGAACGCTCTCAACTATGAGAATTTGGCAGAATATAATTTCGACGAAAATCAGTACAAAAATGCCGGGGCCTATTATGATAGTGTGCTTGTGAATTTGGATGAAAACACCAAAAAGTACCGTACCATCAAAAAGAAATTGGACAACCTTGAGGACGTGATAAAATATGAGGATATTGTTCAGTTCACGGATAGTGTCATAACCATTTACGAAATGCCCATAGACGACCGGATCGCTTATTTTGAAAAGCATATAGCCGATTTACAAGCGGCCCAGGAAGCGGCGCAGAAAAAGGAACGGGACAAGTTGACTGACGGTTTTGCGGCCTTCGCCAAATCCAAGGGAGGCAAGGAAAACCAAGGTAAATTCTACTTTTACAATATTACCAGCCTGGGATACGGACAGAACGATTTTAAGAACCGATGGGGCAATAGGGAACTGGCCGATGACTGGCGCTGGTCAAACAAAGCGGTTTCCAATATTTCGGAAGCTACGGGTGAGGTTATAGCGGCAAACGTTGACCCAGATGCTGCGGTTACGGAGGATGAAAAATTCTCGTTGGACTTTTATATGGACGGGGTTCCCAAGGAGGAAACCGTAATAGATAGCCTTAAAACGGAACGAAATTTTGCCAATTATCAGTTAGGGCTAATCTATAAGGAAAAGTTCAATGAAAACCTTTTGGCGGCAGAAAAGCTTGAAAGTGTGCTGGCGTCCAATCCGGAAGAGCGTTTGATCCTTCCCTCCAAATACAATCTGTATAAAATTTACGAGGCGGAAAACAGTCCGTTGATGGCCTCCATGAAGGCTGATATCATTGCCAACCATGGGGATTCCCGCTACGCGGAAATCCTGTTGAACCCACAGGCCGTCCTTGCCGATGATAGTGACAGTCCCGAAAAAAGATACCAACTCCTTTTCAAGAAATTTCAGGACCAGGAGTTTTTACAGGTCATTACCGGTTCAGAGGAAAATATAAATCGGTTTACCGGCGACCCCATAGTGCCCAAGTTCGAAATGCTGAAGGCCAATGCCATTGGTAGATTGCAGGGATTTGAGGAGTTCAAGGAAGCCCTCAATTATGTGGCACTTACCTATCCAAACAGTCCCGAAGGCAAAAAGGCGGAACAGATGGTCGCAGAGCAACTACCTAAATTAGAACCAACGGAATTTTCTCCTGAAACGGGCTCCACGGGAACATCGAACTGGAAAGTGGTCTTTCCATTCAAGAGGAGTAATAATGAAAAGGCGTTAAAATTGATGGAGCTTTTGGAAAAGTCCATCGTGGATTTAAAATATAAGAACATCGTATCCAAGGACATCTATAATCTGGAAGACCAATTTGTGGTGGTCCACGGCTTTAAATCCAAGGATTTTGCATTAGGCTATTCGGAACTTTTAAAAAACAATAAGGATTACCGGGTGGCTGATGAGAATTTCGTAATTTTATCGGACAACTATAAAATAATACAGGTACACAAGAACTTAGAAGCATACAGAAATACTACTTTAACCCCAAAACCTTGA
- a CDS encoding serine hydrolase domain-containing protein, translating to MKRALLIVFGILTAITLVIVGLGTWFYFSYEEEIIPEAVNAQIKSDSLVPKDVKTKMYEAAKNAPNKTQFSLALISSDSVQFYGVERRNDSIFTAENNTKAFEIGSITKVFTSTLLANAVVDGRIELEDEINEFYDFQFNKNQIITFKSLANHTSGLPKLHSNLHTILRPFDPYKDFDSNDLQEYLKEDMKLSETKDFEYSNIGAALLANAMEKVYQENYTSLLKRFIFDRYGMNHSFTDHKNLNIDLVLPTGDFGIWNFDAYAGAGAIISTTEDLATFVLANFEPSNEELKLAQEPTFSVKDNQQIGLSWHINEEGKNFWHCHNGATGGYISNLMMDVVNKKAIVLLSNLSFFEDRGNSIVLDNLSRDLLNALY from the coding sequence ATGAAAAGAGCACTATTAATTGTTTTTGGTATTTTGACTGCTATTACATTGGTGATAGTTGGATTAGGTACTTGGTTCTATTTTTCTTATGAAGAAGAGATTATACCGGAAGCTGTAAATGCTCAAATAAAAAGTGATTCTTTAGTTCCAAAGGATGTAAAGACTAAAATGTATGAAGCCGCAAAAAATGCACCCAATAAGACGCAGTTTTCATTAGCACTTATTTCTTCGGATAGCGTTCAATTTTACGGAGTGGAACGCAGAAATGACAGTATTTTTACTGCCGAGAATAATACTAAGGCTTTTGAAATTGGCTCTATCACAAAAGTTTTTACATCCACGCTTTTGGCGAACGCAGTTGTAGATGGTAGAATTGAGCTGGAAGATGAAATAAATGAATTTTATGATTTTCAATTCAATAAAAATCAAATTATTACATTCAAATCTCTAGCAAACCACACTTCTGGACTACCCAAACTGCATTCTAATTTACATACCATACTAAGACCTTTTGACCCATATAAGGATTTTGATTCAAATGATTTACAAGAATATTTAAAGGAAGACATGAAGTTATCCGAAACCAAAGATTTTGAATACTCCAATATTGGGGCGGCTCTTTTGGCAAATGCTATGGAAAAAGTATATCAGGAAAATTATACTTCATTATTGAAACGATTTATTTTTGATAGATATGGGATGAATCACAGTTTTACGGATCATAAAAATCTGAATATCGATTTAGTGCTTCCAACTGGAGATTTTGGTATATGGAATTTTGATGCCTATGCTGGGGCCGGTGCGATTATATCCACAACCGAAGATTTGGCAACCTTTGTGCTTGCAAACTTCGAGCCATCAAATGAAGAACTTAAATTAGCTCAAGAACCTACCTTTAGCGTAAAAGATAATCAACAAATCGGTCTTTCATGGCATATTAATGAGGAGGGCAAGAATTTTTGGCATTGTCATAATGGAGCCACAGGTGGTTATATTTCTAATTTGATGATGGATGTAGTAAACAAGAAAGCCATTGTATTGCTTTCTAATCTTTCCTTTTTTGAGGATAGGGGAAATTCAATAGTATTGGACAATCTTTCAAGAGATTTGTTAAACGCACTTTATTAA
- a CDS encoding ABC transporter ATP-binding protein, translating to MITVQNLSKKYGSQTVLNIESLEIPTGQSFGLVGNNGAGKTTFFSLLLDLIQPSSGHIENNGIQVNTSEEWKPITASFIDETFLIGYLTPEEYFYFIGDLRGQNKADVDALLAHFSDFFHGEILGQKKYLRDLSKGNQKKAGIVASFIGNPKVVILDEPFANLDPTTQIRLKGIIKDLAAKEDVTVLVSSHDLIHVTEVCERIVVLNKGQVVKDIQTSTETLRELEAFFAG from the coding sequence ATGATAACAGTACAAAATTTAAGCAAGAAATACGGAAGTCAGACCGTTTTGAATATAGAATCTTTGGAAATTCCAACCGGGCAAAGCTTTGGTTTGGTGGGAAACAACGGAGCCGGTAAAACCACCTTTTTTAGTTTGTTGTTGGATTTGATCCAGCCGAGTTCCGGTCATATTGAAAACAATGGCATTCAGGTGAATACCAGCGAAGAATGGAAACCCATCACTGCTTCCTTTATTGACGAAACGTTTTTGATAGGCTATTTGACACCGGAAGAGTACTTCTATTTTATTGGTGATTTACGCGGACAGAACAAAGCCGATGTGGATGCACTTTTGGCGCATTTTTCCGACTTTTTCCATGGGGAGATTTTGGGGCAGAAGAAATACTTACGAGATCTTTCCAAGGGTAACCAAAAAAAGGCGGGCATTGTCGCCTCCTTTATTGGAAATCCAAAGGTGGTGATATTGGATGAACCTTTTGCCAATTTGGATCCAACTACGCAGATCCGTTTGAAGGGCATCATCAAGGACTTGGCGGCCAAGGAGGACGTTACGGTCTTGGTGTCCAGCCATGATTTGATCCACGTAACTGAGGTTTGTGAGCGCATTGTGGTGTTGAACAAAGGCCAAGTGGTCAAAGACATCCAAACCTCTACCGAAACCTTAAGGGAATTGGAAGCGTTTTTTGCTGGATGA
- a CDS encoding DUF5687 family protein, producing the protein MFKRFASLQWKSFFRSANFGKSLAVKIIMGFFGVYMLVVLAAMGAGIYFILRKAVPDQSPMWTLSQYLIYWVLIELFLRYFMQKLPVMDIKPFLTTPVKKSSIAHYILGRSAASVYNLLALFFFIPLCIVLLVQGYAALNVLLWLISMMAIVLAINYLNLLINKSNVALSILAAILVVSYALDYFGIFSVKEVFGPIFHALYAYPITVLVPLALMVVMYYINFNYLNDKIYLDAKLKAKKAQANTSDLAWTKRFGDLGTFLQLDLKMIWRNKRTKSQVWISLLFVFYGLIFYTQEIYANMMPMKAFLGVFMTGIFLSNFGQFIPAWDSSYYSMMMSQNIPLRKYLESKALLISVSVIFMFLLTIPYVYFGWETLAINFGCAMYNLGVNIPVILFFGSFNKKRIELDQSPFGNMQGTSANQFLIMIPVLIVPILIFSLFYYLFSVMAGVIVLCVLGLIGLVLKNTLMNTVTEQYRKKKYGMIAGFKEKNS; encoded by the coding sequence ATGTTTAAACGATTTGCTTCCCTGCAATGGAAATCCTTTTTTAGGTCTGCCAACTTTGGTAAGAGCCTAGCGGTAAAAATAATCATGGGTTTCTTTGGGGTGTACATGCTCGTAGTACTAGCCGCCATGGGTGCCGGTATCTATTTCATCTTACGAAAGGCCGTACCGGACCAAAGTCCTATGTGGACCTTGAGCCAGTACCTAATTTATTGGGTATTGATCGAGTTATTCTTGCGGTATTTTATGCAGAAGTTACCGGTAATGGACATTAAACCGTTTTTGACAACTCCGGTCAAAAAAAGTTCCATTGCCCATTATATTTTGGGTCGGTCTGCGGCATCCGTATATAACCTATTGGCACTTTTTTTCTTTATCCCATTATGTATTGTGCTCTTGGTCCAAGGTTATGCGGCACTCAATGTGTTGCTTTGGCTGATTTCCATGATGGCCATTGTCCTGGCCATTAATTACCTGAACCTGCTGATCAATAAAAGCAATGTTGCTTTGAGTATCCTGGCCGCTATCCTAGTTGTTTCTTATGCCTTGGATTATTTCGGGATTTTTTCTGTGAAGGAGGTGTTTGGCCCTATTTTCCACGCCTTGTATGCCTATCCAATAACCGTTCTGGTACCGTTGGCCCTAATGGTCGTCATGTACTATATCAACTTCAACTATTTAAACGACAAGATTTATTTGGATGCCAAGCTCAAGGCCAAAAAGGCGCAAGCCAATACCAGCGATTTGGCTTGGACGAAACGCTTTGGTGATCTGGGTACCTTTTTGCAATTGGATCTTAAAATGATTTGGCGGAACAAACGAACAAAATCCCAGGTTTGGATATCCTTGCTGTTCGTATTTTATGGGCTTATTTTCTACACTCAGGAAATTTATGCCAACATGATGCCCATGAAAGCCTTTTTGGGTGTATTTATGACCGGTATTTTCCTAAGTAACTTCGGACAGTTTATACCCGCATGGGACAGTAGTTACTATAGTATGATGATGTCCCAAAATATTCCGCTGCGAAAGTACTTGGAGTCAAAGGCATTGTTGATTTCGGTCAGTGTGATTTTTATGTTCCTGCTTACCATACCTTATGTCTATTTTGGGTGGGAGACCTTGGCCATCAACTTTGGGTGCGCCATGTATAATTTGGGAGTAAATATCCCCGTCATTTTATTTTTTGGATCGTTCAATAAAAAAAGAATCGAACTGGATCAGAGTCCGTTCGGGAACATGCAGGGCACTAGTGCCAATCAGTTTTTGATCATGATTCCCGTGCTTATCGTTCCTATACTCATATTCAGTCTTTTCTATTACCTCTTTTCGGTAATGGCAGGGGTAATCGTCCTGTGTGTTTTAGGGCTTATTGGATTGGTCTTAAAGAATACTTTGATGAACACGGTCACGGAGCAGTATCGGAAAAAGAAATATGGCATGATTGCCGGATTTAAGGAAAAAAACAGCTAG
- a CDS encoding PadR family transcriptional regulator has translation MGNSKLYKGSLNTIILKLLEEKGKMYGYEITQKVKELTKGELNITEGALYPALHKLEAEGLLDVEVAKVDNRLRKYYKLTEQGEKETVNRLAELEDFIRSMQQLVNPKWSIQ, from the coding sequence ATGGGGAATTCAAAATTATATAAAGGAAGTCTGAACACTATTATTCTAAAGTTGTTGGAGGAGAAAGGAAAGATGTATGGCTATGAAATTACACAGAAGGTGAAGGAACTCACCAAAGGGGAATTGAATATCACTGAGGGGGCCTTATATCCAGCCTTGCATAAGTTGGAAGCCGAAGGCCTCCTGGATGTGGAAGTGGCTAAAGTGGATAATAGGCTTCGAAAATACTATAAACTAACAGAGCAAGGTGAAAAGGAAACGGTTAACAGATTGGCCGAATTGGAAGATTTTATACGAAGTATGCAGCAACTGGTTAATCCGAAATGGAGTATTCAATAA
- a CDS encoding ferredoxin--NADP reductase, giving the protein MADFYALTVKNIKKLTPNSVAVTFEIPKDLVQTFLFTAGQYITIKKEIKGKELRRAYSISTSPKKDHITIGIKKVDNGGFSHYANTKLQVGDTLEVMPPEGRFSYKPSGNPQNVAAFAAGSGITPIMSIAKTVLEGNPKNNFVLVYGNKSYEETMFYTDLVKLQLDYSNRFFVYFINSQTREDKALFGRIDTSTVNYALKNKHANLDFDGYYLCGPQEMIENVKDTLLDNDVPKEKIHFELFTATEIKEELPSLPDGQTALTVTLDDEEFQLTMDKKTTVLDAVLKENIDAPYSCQGGVCSSCIARITEGKAEMAVNQILTDGEIAEGFILTCQAHPITPTLKVDYDDV; this is encoded by the coding sequence ATGGCAGATTTTTATGCATTGACCGTTAAAAATATTAAAAAACTAACCCCTAATTCCGTGGCCGTCACTTTTGAGATTCCCAAGGATTTGGTTCAAACCTTCTTATTCACTGCCGGACAATACATTACCATAAAAAAGGAAATAAAGGGCAAGGAATTGCGTAGGGCCTACTCCATAAGTACTTCCCCCAAAAAAGACCATATCACCATCGGTATTAAAAAAGTGGATAATGGCGGTTTTTCCCATTATGCCAATACCAAACTACAAGTTGGCGATACGTTGGAAGTCATGCCGCCGGAAGGTAGGTTTTCCTATAAACCCTCCGGAAATCCGCAAAATGTTGCTGCCTTTGCAGCGGGTAGCGGTATTACCCCAATTATGAGCATCGCAAAAACCGTTTTAGAAGGGAATCCAAAGAACAATTTCGTATTGGTCTATGGCAACAAGTCTTATGAAGAGACTATGTTTTATACGGATTTGGTAAAACTGCAGCTGGATTATTCCAATCGGTTTTTTGTGTATTTTATCAATAGCCAAACACGGGAAGACAAAGCACTGTTTGGACGCATTGATACCTCTACGGTGAACTACGCTCTAAAAAACAAGCATGCCAATTTGGATTTTGACGGTTATTACCTCTGCGGGCCCCAAGAAATGATCGAGAACGTAAAGGATACCCTGTTGGACAATGACGTCCCAAAAGAGAAAATCCACTTTGAGCTATTCACGGCAACGGAAATAAAGGAGGAACTACCCAGTCTGCCCGATGGCCAAACTGCGCTTACGGTAACTTTGGATGATGAAGAGTTTCAGCTGACTATGGACAAAAAAACGACCGTGTTGGACGCCGTTCTCAAGGAAAATATTGATGCTCCATACTCTTGCCAAGGCGGCGTCTGTAGTAGTTGTATCGCTAGAATTACAGAAGGAAAAGCGGAAATGGCCGTAAACCAAATCCTAACGGACGGGGAAATTGCTGAAGGTTTCATCCTAACCTGCCAGGCCCATCCCATAACACCTACCCTTAAAGTGGATTATGACGACGTTTAG
- a CDS encoding SLC13 family permease — MAWEIITVFLIIGAVVILFAFEVFPMDKISFLIIGILLLSGLVSPEEAVSGFSNKAVITILCLMILAIGLEDNGVISWLAEGLKILKSWPGVLALIAIMILSGGISAFISSTAVVIVFIKIVAKLKEKYGMLPGKLLLPISFAGILGGSCTLMGTSTNLIVNNIALRYTGEKLGFFEFSLLGLTFLGVSMFIIVLFYKFLPKGDGDKLSDTYNLNRYLLTLKVNKDSPLVDKELQDTFMFKESEITVLRVTRNNLEKNMLSPGLKIKANDIILLHCSLENLQKMRGEGYFDLDIDENTADFTSEETSIKRLDRKEKDSPNVIEHETILLELLLLPGSRFIGKTLSGLKKMIVPRAIPIAVNKRKPLTNLRSRLHLNNSAITRLRVGDRLLIQTDTSYLNNFENSNNLAVLNQFDGALPSTPLKRNVSLLILIVTIVLAATGVFEIMTSVIFGTIAMLLFKCIELNTIYEKINWQIIFLLAGMIPLGIAMTNSGADQWLTQELLKIMAGQQPIFIIGVLFLTTMLFSSVVSNNATAIIMAPIAISLAKGLELDVKPFILCVMFAANFSFFTPLGYQTNALIYSMGIYKFKHFLILGGVISLVLLVLGTLLLSAML; from the coding sequence ATGGCCTGGGAAATTATTACCGTATTTCTTATCATCGGCGCAGTTGTAATCCTGTTTGCGTTTGAGGTTTTTCCTATGGATAAAATCTCATTTTTAATCATAGGAATTCTCTTGCTCTCTGGCCTAGTTAGCCCGGAAGAGGCGGTAAGCGGGTTTTCCAACAAAGCCGTGATAACGATACTTTGCCTTATGATATTGGCCATTGGACTAGAGGATAATGGAGTAATTTCGTGGTTGGCAGAAGGATTGAAAATCTTAAAAAGTTGGCCGGGCGTTCTTGCCTTGATTGCCATCATGATTTTATCCGGAGGTATCTCGGCGTTCATCAGCTCGACTGCCGTCGTTATCGTTTTTATCAAAATCGTCGCAAAGCTCAAAGAAAAATATGGTATGCTGCCGGGAAAGCTACTGCTGCCCATTTCCTTTGCAGGAATTCTGGGTGGAAGCTGCACGCTTATGGGGACTTCTACGAATTTGATCGTGAACAATATAGCCCTCCGTTACACAGGCGAAAAACTTGGTTTTTTTGAATTTTCCCTTTTGGGTTTGACCTTCCTTGGTGTTTCCATGTTCATCATCGTTCTGTTCTACAAATTTTTACCCAAAGGCGACGGGGACAAACTATCGGATACCTACAATCTAAACCGATATCTGCTCACCCTAAAGGTAAACAAAGACTCCCCTTTGGTAGACAAGGAACTACAGGATACCTTCATGTTCAAGGAATCCGAAATTACCGTTTTAAGGGTGACCCGAAATAATCTGGAGAAGAATATGCTCAGCCCTGGATTGAAAATAAAGGCAAACGACATTATTCTGTTGCATTGCAGCTTGGAAAATCTTCAAAAAATGAGAGGGGAAGGGTATTTTGACCTTGATATCGATGAAAATACTGCAGATTTTACCTCCGAAGAAACATCCATCAAGAGATTGGATAGAAAAGAAAAGGATTCTCCCAATGTAATAGAACATGAAACCATCCTCCTTGAACTTTTATTGTTACCAGGCTCCCGTTTCATTGGAAAAACACTATCGGGACTTAAAAAAATGATTGTACCTAGGGCCATTCCAATTGCGGTAAACAAGAGAAAACCCTTGACCAACCTGAGAAGTCGTTTACATTTGAACAATAGCGCCATAACCCGGCTCAGGGTAGGCGATCGTCTATTGATACAGACCGATACTTCCTACCTTAACAATTTTGAGAACAGCAACAACTTGGCCGTTCTAAATCAATTTGACGGGGCACTACCCTCTACCCCCTTGAAAAGAAACGTTTCCCTATTGATTTTGATAGTTACCATCGTTCTTGCGGCAACCGGGGTTTTTGAGATTATGACCAGCGTCATCTTCGGGACCATAGCCATGCTCCTTTTTAAGTGTATTGAGCTCAATACCATTTATGAAAAGATCAATTGGCAGATTATTTTTCTACTTGCAGGGATGATTCCTCTAGGCATTGCCATGACGAACTCCGGAGCAGATCAATGGTTGACCCAGGAACTTTTAAAAATTATGGCCGGCCAGCAACCTATATTCATCATCGGCGTGCTATTCCTTACTACCATGTTGTTCAGTAGTGTGGTATCTAACAACGCCACAGCCATCATCATGGCCCCTATTGCTATTTCTCTGGCCAAGGGACTGGAACTGGATGTAAAACCCTTTATTCTTTGTGTGATGTTTGCAGCTAATTTTAGCTTTTTTACCCCTTTAGGATATCAAACCAACGCCTTGATCTATAGCATGGGAATTTATAAGTTTAAGCACTTTCTAATTCTGGGAGGGGTCATTTCCTTGGTGCTACTTGTCCTGGGCACCTTGCTCTTGAGTGCTATGCTGTAA
- a CDS encoding patatin-like phospholipase family protein, which translates to MAFLSTKKIGLVLSGGGVRGMAHIGVIKAMQEYGLEAELVAGSSVGALVGALYANGTPIIDMLRFFKETPLFKYNFLSIGKPGLLDTDRYETVFKTYFPHNTFEDLQKELHVVATNLEKGEELFISKGELIKPLLASAALPPVFSPVSYNGSLYADGGIMNNFPLEPVRDKVDFVIGSNVSIVSELNKKNLTNSLQLTGRVTGLMIYAINREKIKKCDLVIEPKSLEHIGILDRKGIEKAYAIGYESACKQLKTLGS; encoded by the coding sequence ATGGCTTTCCTTTCGACAAAAAAAATAGGTTTGGTCCTCTCCGGTGGTGGGGTACGGGGCATGGCCCATATTGGGGTCATTAAGGCGATGCAGGAGTATGGCTTGGAGGCGGAACTGGTGGCGGGTAGCAGTGTAGGGGCTTTAGTGGGAGCTCTTTATGCCAATGGAACCCCTATTATCGACATGCTTCGATTCTTCAAGGAAACACCGCTGTTCAAATACAATTTTTTATCTATAGGCAAGCCCGGCCTATTAGATACCGATAGGTATGAAACTGTTTTTAAGACCTATTTTCCTCATAACACCTTCGAAGACTTACAAAAGGAGTTACACGTGGTTGCCACCAATCTGGAAAAAGGGGAGGAATTGTTTATAAGTAAAGGGGAACTGATCAAGCCCTTGTTGGCTTCGGCGGCCTTGCCCCCAGTGTTTAGCCCGGTGTCCTATAATGGAAGTTTATATGCGGATGGAGGCATCATGAACAACTTCCCGCTGGAACCGGTTAGGGATAAAGTAGATTTTGTTATTGGTAGCAATGTTTCCATCGTTTCTGAGCTGAACAAAAAGAACCTAACCAATTCCCTACAATTGACCGGCAGGGTCACCGGATTGATGATCTATGCCATCAACAGGGAGAAAATAAAAAAATGCGATCTGGTAATCGAACCGAAATCCTTGGAACATATAGGAATTCTGGACCGAAAAGGAATCGAAAAGGCTTATGCCATTGGATATGAAAGTGCTTGCAAACAATTGAAAACCCTTGGTTCTTAA